From Rhodamnia argentea isolate NSW1041297 chromosome 10, ASM2092103v1, whole genome shotgun sequence, a single genomic window includes:
- the LOC115732691 gene encoding probable plastid-lipid-associated protein 13, chloroplastic isoform X2, whose product MTAIQAILPSAVSLRYRSSSTPSLPWRPSKLSSVVGRKMPRGRRLSGRPPCVAMVQQAVQGAPATYAKAMERLSAKESLLLAFKDSGGFEALISGKMTDMQQIDVNERIIGLERLNPTPRPTTSPFLEGRWNFEWFGPGSPGLTAARVIFERFPATLANLSKMDIMIKDGYARITANLKLLNLLESKFILSTKLSVEGPLRMKEEYVEGTFETPTVIEETVPDQLKGALGQAVSTVQQLPVPIRDAITSGLKVPLSGTFQRLFMISYLDEEILIIRSTDGVPEVLTRLEVPPTMAEPIEEYES is encoded by the exons aTGACTGCAATCCAAGCCATTCTTCCTTCAGCTGTCTCCCTCCGTTATCGCTCTTCCTccactccctctctcccttGGCGTCCGTCCAAGCTCTCGTCCGTCGTCGGCCGGAAAATGCCCCGCGGCCGGAGGCTTTCTGGCCGGCCCCCCTGCGTGGCGATGGTCCAGCAGGCGGTGCAGGGAGCTCCGGCGACCTACGCCAAGGCGATGGAGAGGCTCTCAGCCAAGGAATCGCTCCTCCTCGCT TTCAAAGATTCCGGAGGCTTTGAGGCTTTGATCAGTGGCAAGATGACTGATATGCAACAAATTGACGTGAATGAGAGGATAATTGGTCTTGAGCGACTTAATCCGACGCCTAGGCCGACAAC GTCTCCCTTTTTAGAAGGCCGATGGAACTTTGAATGGTTTGGCCCTGGAAGCCCTGGGCTGACTGCTGCTAGAGTGATATTCGA GAGATTTCCGGCAACTTTGGCCAATCTGTCAAAAATGGATATCATGATTAAAGATGGGTATGCTAGAATTACAGCTAATCTGAAGTTACTGAACTTG CTAGAAAGCAAATTCATCTTGTCCACCAAGTTATCTGTGGAGGGCCCGCTTCGGATGAAGGAGGAATATGTAGAAGGGACATTCGAAACACCAACTGTTATTGAAGAAACTGTACCGGACCAGCTAAAAGGTGCACTTGGCCAAGCCGTTAGCACAGTACAGCAACTTCCTGTTCCAATTAGAGATGCCATCACCAGTGGATTAAAAGTACCTCTAA GTGGGACTTTCCAGAGGCTTTTCATGATATCTTACCTCGACGAAGAGATACTA ATAATAAGGAGTACCGATGGAGTACCTGAAGTCCTCACAAGATTGGAGGTGCCACCTACAATGGCCGAGCCAATCGAGGAGTATGAGAGCTAG
- the LOC115732711 gene encoding VQ motif-containing protein 18-like, with protein MEEMIFRKEAYIPNPSPSPPAMHRHSHAISKVNSKPKIRVIHIFAPEIIKTDVENFRELVQRLTGKPPSERDSVKDKQRRIAAKRARLRMAMAEKYSPSPPIAARVSWDAEDQEEEAQGRGGGLDCRARMKVEEEMRGGGGGELFGRPYEELGCYEEEFPLIAVDVSRMHAFEAAQLA; from the coding sequence ATGGAAGAGATGATCTTCAGGAAAGAAGCATACATCCCGAACCCTAGCCCTTCACCACCCGCCATGCACAGGCACTCGCACGCCatctccaaggtgaacagcaAGCCCAAGATACGCGTCATCCACATCTTCGCGCCGGAGATCATAAAGACCGACGTGGAGAACTTCCGCGAGCTTGTCCAGCGGCTCACTGGGAAGCCTCCCTCCGAGCGAGACAGCGTGAAGGACAAGCAAAGAAGAATTGCCGCCAAGAGGGCCAGGCTGAGAATGGCGATGGCGGAGAAGTACTCACCGTCACCGCCGATCGCCGCCAGAGTCAGCTGGGACGCGGAGGATCAAGAAGAGGAAGCGCAGGGTCGTGGCGGTGGCTTGGACTGCAGAGCGAGGATGAAGGTCGAGGAGGAAATgcgtggtggtggcggcggcgaacTGTTTGGTCGCCCGTACGAGGAATTGGGTTGCTATGAAGAAGAGTTCCCTTTGATAGCCGTGGATGTTTCTCGCATGCATGCCTTTGAAGCTGCTCAACTTGCCTGA
- the LOC115732691 gene encoding probable plastid-lipid-associated protein 13, chloroplastic isoform X1, with protein MTAIQAILPSAVSLRYRSSSTPSLPWRPSKLSSVVGRKMPRGRRLSGRPPCVAMVQQAVQGAPATYAKAMERLSAKESLLLAFKDSGGFEALISGKMTDMQQIDVNERIIGLERLNPTPRPTTSPFLEGRWNFEWFGPGSPGLTAARVIFERFPATLANLSKMDIMIKDGYARITANLKLLNLGFNSKGFSLMKLESKFILSTKLSVEGPLRMKEEYVEGTFETPTVIEETVPDQLKGALGQAVSTVQQLPVPIRDAITSGLKVPLSGTFQRLFMISYLDEEILIIRSTDGVPEVLTRLEVPPTMAEPIEEYES; from the exons aTGACTGCAATCCAAGCCATTCTTCCTTCAGCTGTCTCCCTCCGTTATCGCTCTTCCTccactccctctctcccttGGCGTCCGTCCAAGCTCTCGTCCGTCGTCGGCCGGAAAATGCCCCGCGGCCGGAGGCTTTCTGGCCGGCCCCCCTGCGTGGCGATGGTCCAGCAGGCGGTGCAGGGAGCTCCGGCGACCTACGCCAAGGCGATGGAGAGGCTCTCAGCCAAGGAATCGCTCCTCCTCGCT TTCAAAGATTCCGGAGGCTTTGAGGCTTTGATCAGTGGCAAGATGACTGATATGCAACAAATTGACGTGAATGAGAGGATAATTGGTCTTGAGCGACTTAATCCGACGCCTAGGCCGACAAC GTCTCCCTTTTTAGAAGGCCGATGGAACTTTGAATGGTTTGGCCCTGGAAGCCCTGGGCTGACTGCTGCTAGAGTGATATTCGA GAGATTTCCGGCAACTTTGGCCAATCTGTCAAAAATGGATATCATGATTAAAGATGGGTATGCTAGAATTACAGCTAATCTGAAGTTACTGAACTTG GGTTTTAATAGTAAGGGATTTTCTCTAATGAAGCTAGAAAGCAAATTCATCTTGTCCACCAAGTTATCTGTGGAGGGCCCGCTTCGGATGAAGGAGGAATATGTAGAAGGGACATTCGAAACACCAACTGTTATTGAAGAAACTGTACCGGACCAGCTAAAAGGTGCACTTGGCCAAGCCGTTAGCACAGTACAGCAACTTCCTGTTCCAATTAGAGATGCCATCACCAGTGGATTAAAAGTACCTCTAA GTGGGACTTTCCAGAGGCTTTTCATGATATCTTACCTCGACGAAGAGATACTA ATAATAAGGAGTACCGATGGAGTACCTGAAGTCCTCACAAGATTGGAGGTGCCACCTACAATGGCCGAGCCAATCGAGGAGTATGAGAGCTAG
- the LOC115732336 gene encoding uncharacterized protein LOC115732336 → MQAPSSDASATVQHVDRKRSDQLLSKFADSGEHERKDPRAPKRRRRDRRVAASADLCESQALGERRSLLPPVERRSALLWKLGAIRRVQPGTRNVRNKSLLGAIEKTWRRTVEGASRVFVEKHYNRHKRLISDAVEVS, encoded by the exons atgCAGGCACCCAGTTCTGATGCCTCCGCCACGGTCCAGCACGTCGATAGGAAGCGTTCGGACCAGCTCCTCAGCAAGTTTGCTGACTCTGGCGAGCACGAGAGAAAAGATCCGAGGGCCCCAAAGCGCCGGAGGAGGGACCGGCGGGTAGCGGCCAGCGCGGACCTGTGCGAATCCCAGGCACTGGGAGAGAGGCGATCGCTGCTCCCGCCGGTGGAGCGGAGGTCGGCCTTGCTCTGGAAGCTCGGGGCAATCAGGCGGGTGCAGCCGGGCACGCGGAACGTCAGGAACAAGTCGCTGTTGGGAGCTATTGAGAAG ACATGGAGGAGGACGGTGGAGGGAGCGTCGCGAGTGTTCGTGGAGAAGCATTACAATCGTCACAAGCGCTTGATTAGCGACGCCGTTGAAGTTTCTTAA